In Dromiciops gliroides isolate mDroGli1 chromosome 5, mDroGli1.pri, whole genome shotgun sequence, the following are encoded in one genomic region:
- the NUDT5 gene encoding ADP-sugar pyrophosphatase isoform X1 has translation MENKAPVDSHKVTKESILTEELITEGKWVKLERTTYVDPTGKTRTWETVKRTTRKKGLSADGVAIIPVLQRTLHYECIVLVKQFRPPMGGYCLEFPAGLIDDNESPETAALRELEEETGYKGDVAECSPAVCMDPGLSNCTTHIVTVMINGDDAENVRPKPKLGDGEFVEVVSLPKNDLLKRIDDLVADEHLKVDARVYSYALALKHANAKPFEVPFLKF, from the exons atggaaaacaaagcaCCTGTGGATTCTCATAAAGTTACCAAAGAGTCCATCCTAACAGAAGAG TTGATTACGGAAGGAAAATGGGTCAAGCTTGAACGAACAACTTATGTGGATCCCACTGGTAAAACaag AACTTGGGAAACTGTGAAACGTACTACTAGGAAAAAAGGACTTTCTGCTGATG GTGTGGCAATTATCCCCGTATTACAAAGAACTCTTCATTATGAATGCATTGTCCTGGTGAAGCAGTTCAGACCCCCAATGGGAGGCTACTGCTTAGAGTTCCCTGCAG GTCTCATAGACGACAACGAAAGCCCAGAGACAGCTGCTCTTCGAGAGCTTGAGGAAGAAACTGGTTACAAAGGTGATGTTGCTGAATGTTCTCCAG cTGTATGCATGGACCCAGGTTTGTCAAATTGTACCACACATATAGTGACTGTGATGATTAATGGAGATGATGCTGAAAATGTGAGACCTAAACCAAAGCTTG gagatgGAG aatttgtgGAAGTAGTTTCTTTACCAAAGAATGATCTGCTGAAGAGAATTGATG ACTTGGTAGCTGATGAACATCTCAAGGTGGATGCCAGAGTCTATTCTTATGCTTTGGCACTGAAACATGCCAATGCAAAACCCTTTGAAGTGCCATTCCTGAAATTCTGA
- the NUDT5 gene encoding ADP-sugar pyrophosphatase isoform X2: protein MENKAPVDSHKVTKESILTEELITEGKWVKLERTTYVDPTGKTRTWETVKRTTRKKGLSADGVAIIPVLQRTLHYECIVLVKQFRPPMGGYCLEFPAGLIDDNESPETAALRELEEETGYKGDVAECSPAVCMDPGLSNCTTHIVTVMINGDDAENVRPKPKLGDGEFVEVVSLPKNDLLKRIDGTLLHYFLLKFYPSFFVQLN from the exons atggaaaacaaagcaCCTGTGGATTCTCATAAAGTTACCAAAGAGTCCATCCTAACAGAAGAG TTGATTACGGAAGGAAAATGGGTCAAGCTTGAACGAACAACTTATGTGGATCCCACTGGTAAAACaag AACTTGGGAAACTGTGAAACGTACTACTAGGAAAAAAGGACTTTCTGCTGATG GTGTGGCAATTATCCCCGTATTACAAAGAACTCTTCATTATGAATGCATTGTCCTGGTGAAGCAGTTCAGACCCCCAATGGGAGGCTACTGCTTAGAGTTCCCTGCAG GTCTCATAGACGACAACGAAAGCCCAGAGACAGCTGCTCTTCGAGAGCTTGAGGAAGAAACTGGTTACAAAGGTGATGTTGCTGAATGTTCTCCAG cTGTATGCATGGACCCAGGTTTGTCAAATTGTACCACACATATAGTGACTGTGATGATTAATGGAGATGATGCTGAAAATGTGAGACCTAAACCAAAGCTTG gagatgGAG aatttgtgGAAGTAGTTTCTTTACCAAAGAATGATCTGCTGAAGAGAATTGATG GTACTCTTCTGCATTACTTCCTATTGAAATTCTACCCATCTTTCTTTGTCCAGCTCAACTGA
- the NUDT5 gene encoding ADP-sugar pyrophosphatase isoform X3, producing the protein MGGYCLEFPAGLIDDNESPETAALRELEEETGYKGDVAECSPAVCMDPGLSNCTTHIVTVMINGDDAENVRPKPKLGDGEFVEVVSLPKNDLLKRIDDLVADEHLKVDARVYSYALALKHANAKPFEVPFLKF; encoded by the exons ATGGGAGGCTACTGCTTAGAGTTCCCTGCAG GTCTCATAGACGACAACGAAAGCCCAGAGACAGCTGCTCTTCGAGAGCTTGAGGAAGAAACTGGTTACAAAGGTGATGTTGCTGAATGTTCTCCAG cTGTATGCATGGACCCAGGTTTGTCAAATTGTACCACACATATAGTGACTGTGATGATTAATGGAGATGATGCTGAAAATGTGAGACCTAAACCAAAGCTTG gagatgGAG aatttgtgGAAGTAGTTTCTTTACCAAAGAATGATCTGCTGAAGAGAATTGATG ACTTGGTAGCTGATGAACATCTCAAGGTGGATGCCAGAGTCTATTCTTATGCTTTGGCACTGAAACATGCCAATGCAAAACCCTTTGAAGTGCCATTCCTGAAATTCTGA